In Anaerolineales bacterium, the following are encoded in one genomic region:
- a CDS encoding superoxide dismutase — protein MAFSLPNLPYEPAALEPHIDARTMEIHHGKHHQAYVNNLNAAIEKHPDLADKSIEDLLKDLNSIPEDIRTAVRNNGGGHYNHTLFWEIMSPNGGGEPEGDLAEAINKAFGDFASFQDKLAKAGVGQFGSGWAWLVKKSDGGLDVVSTPNQDTPLSSGHTPILGVDVWEHAYYLNYQNRRPDYITAWWNVVNWAEVAKRFAG, from the coding sequence ACCTTCCCTATGAACCCGCTGCGCTGGAACCGCACATTGATGCGCGCACCATGGAAATCCATCATGGCAAGCACCACCAGGCGTATGTGAACAACCTCAACGCGGCCATCGAGAAGCATCCCGACCTGGCCGATAAGTCCATCGAGGACTTGCTCAAGGATCTCAACAGCATTCCCGAAGACATTCGCACCGCCGTGCGCAACAACGGCGGCGGCCACTACAACCACACCCTGTTCTGGGAGATTATGTCCCCCAACGGCGGTGGGGAGCCGGAAGGCGACCTGGCCGAGGCCATCAACAAAGCCTTTGGTGATTTTGCCAGCTTCCAGGACAAGCTCGCCAAGGCCGGCGTCGGCCAGTTTGGCAGCGGTTGGGCCTGGCTGGTGAAGAAGTCCGATGGTGGCTTGGACGTGGTCTCCACGCCCAACCAGGACACGCCGCTCTCGAGCGGCCACACCCCCATCCTGGGCGTCGACGTGTGGGAACACGCCTATTACCTCAACTATCAGAATCGCCGCCCCGATTACATCACTGCTTGGTGGAACGTGGTCAACTGGGCTGAGGTAGCCAAGCGCTTCGCTGGCTAA